The following are encoded together in the Thalassomonas haliotis genome:
- a CDS encoding tail protein X translates to MASVKYQTRQGDSLDYVCWKHYGRQSGAVEQVLAVNPGLAELGVIYPENITIVLPELAVVKTENTINIWD, encoded by the coding sequence ATGGCAAGTGTTAAATATCAAACCCGGCAGGGGGATTCCCTGGATTATGTCTGCTGGAAGCATTATGGCCGTCAGTCGGGGGCGGTAGAGCAAGTCTTGGCCGTTAACCCTGGCCTTGCCGAACTTGGTGTGATTTACCCGGAAAATATCACCATAGTGTTACCTGAACTCGCGGTGGTGAAAACCGAGAATACGATAAATATCTGGGACTAA
- a CDS encoding phage late control D family protein, producing MKKFPIFNIEANSKDISNKLMERVISVRVNQKMGLVSDSCVLVVDDHIDNRIQLPGDDDKVRISLGYGKEEDEKEILIDFGEYNVGEFALNGPRDKLTIYGDKRLWAKSLKAPVKFSWLSTPEEPLLLKDLFAKVAGNHGLEAKMSPELQSIVLPQIEQSESDIQLLTRLASYYDAVCKVQENVLFFMPRGTGKTLSGKGIAEVALDIEDLLSWRTLQSQYPGYQSCRAWYHNFVSATRTMVEVGSGSPCFDLSFTYADETTAKWAAQTRLNHARRMAKTIEIMVIGEPDIRAGGTVSISRVREGIDGSWFVAEVEHLIDKKGFTTKVICQQLNA from the coding sequence ATGAAAAAATTTCCAATATTTAATATCGAAGCCAACAGTAAAGACATCAGCAATAAGTTGATGGAGCGTGTGATCTCTGTGCGGGTAAACCAGAAAATGGGCCTGGTCAGCGACAGCTGCGTACTGGTGGTGGATGATCATATCGACAACCGTATCCAGTTGCCCGGCGATGACGACAAGGTTCGTATTTCCCTGGGGTACGGCAAAGAAGAAGATGAAAAGGAGATCTTGATTGATTTTGGTGAGTATAATGTTGGCGAGTTTGCTCTTAATGGCCCGCGAGACAAATTAACCATTTATGGCGATAAACGCCTGTGGGCAAAAAGTTTAAAGGCGCCGGTGAAATTCAGCTGGTTATCGACACCTGAAGAGCCTTTGCTGCTTAAGGACTTGTTTGCCAAAGTTGCCGGTAACCACGGCCTGGAGGCAAAGATGTCACCCGAACTCCAAAGCATTGTTCTGCCGCAAATAGAGCAAAGCGAAAGCGACATCCAGTTATTGACCCGGCTGGCAAGTTATTATGATGCCGTGTGTAAGGTACAGGAAAATGTGCTCTTTTTTATGCCGCGCGGCACAGGCAAAACCCTCAGCGGCAAGGGCATAGCCGAGGTGGCGCTGGATATTGAAGATTTGCTCAGCTGGCGTACCCTGCAAAGCCAATACCCGGGTTATCAATCGTGCCGGGCCTGGTATCATAACTTTGTCAGTGCCACCCGCACTATGGTAGAGGTGGGTTCCGGCTCTCCCTGTTTTGACTTAAGTTTTACCTATGCCGATGAAACCACGGCAAAATGGGCGGCACAAACCCGGTTAAACCATGCCCGCCGGATGGCGAAAACCATAGAAATTATGGTGATTGGCGAACCGGATATCAGGGCCGGCGGTACGGTTAGTATCAGTCGGGTCAGGGAAGGTATCGACGGTTCCTGGTTTGTGGCGGAAGTGGAGCACCTGATTGATAAAAAAGGCTTTACCACTAAGGTGATTTGCCAGCAGCTAAATGCCTGA
- the alr gene encoding alanine racemase, with product MAFTTATALIDRQALVDNFNRVKAFAPKAKVLAVLKANGYGHGLERIAQALPQADAFGVARLDEALALRAAGVIKPIVLLEGFFAEQDLPVLAVNNLQTIIHNRQQLTAITEAELEKPLKVWLKIDTGMHRLGISPEEFDDFYQTLSASDNVEADIVLMSHLGCADEPENPATNTQLALFEQLTSAYDNEKSLANSAGCYAWPQTRYDWIRPGLILYGVSPMAAPEQSAQSLGIKPVMTLQSSLIAVRPLKAGEAVGYGGAWSSPEDTIIGVIAIGYGDGYPRHAGNGTPVLVNGRRVPLVGRVSMDMITVDLGKNSGDQVGDLAILWGQGLPVEEVALYATTIPYELLCNITRRVQIEVI from the coding sequence GTGGCATTCACAACAGCAACGGCGTTGATCGATCGCCAGGCCCTGGTGGATAATTTCAACCGGGTAAAAGCTTTTGCTCCCAAGGCCAAAGTATTGGCTGTGCTTAAAGCCAATGGTTACGGCCACGGCTTAGAGCGCATTGCCCAGGCGTTACCGCAGGCAGACGCTTTTGGTGTTGCCCGCCTGGATGAGGCACTGGCGCTGCGCGCCGCCGGAGTTATCAAACCTATTGTTTTACTGGAAGGCTTTTTTGCCGAACAGGACTTGCCTGTTTTAGCGGTCAATAATCTGCAAACCATTATCCATAACCGTCAGCAACTGACGGCGATCACCGAAGCTGAGCTGGAAAAGCCGCTAAAAGTCTGGCTGAAAATAGACACCGGCATGCACAGGTTAGGGATCAGTCCGGAAGAATTTGATGACTTTTATCAAACACTGTCGGCAAGTGATAATGTTGAAGCAGATATCGTGCTGATGAGCCATTTAGGCTGCGCCGATGAACCAGAGAATCCCGCCACCAATACTCAACTGGCGTTATTTGAACAATTGACCTCTGCTTATGACAATGAAAAATCGCTGGCCAACTCTGCCGGCTGTTATGCCTGGCCGCAAACCCGCTATGACTGGATCCGTCCCGGACTGATTTTATACGGGGTATCGCCGATGGCGGCGCCGGAGCAAAGTGCGCAAAGCCTGGGGATTAAACCTGTGATGACTTTGCAGTCGAGCCTGATAGCGGTGCGTCCGCTTAAAGCGGGGGAGGCCGTGGGTTATGGCGGCGCCTGGAGCAGCCCAGAAGATACCATTATCGGGGTGATCGCCATAGGTTATGGCGACGGTTATCCCCGTCACGCCGGTAACGGTACTCCGGTCCTGGTGAACGGCCGCCGTGTGCCGCTTGTCGGGCGGGTGTCTATGGATATGATCACGGTTGATCTCGGTAAAAATTCCGGCGATCAGGTTGGAGATTTGGCGATCTTGTGGGGGCAAGGTTTGCCGGTAGAAGAAGTTGCCCTTTATGCTACCACTATTCCTTATGAGCTCTTATGTAACATAACCCGCCGGGTGCAGATAGAAGTGATATAA
- the dnaB gene encoding replicative DNA helicase: protein MAERKPPKFTKNKDFNRDQQVDALKVPPHSLEAEQSVIGGLLLDNETWDRVSERVVAADFYSRAHRVIFESIGALIELGEPVDLITLSESLENDQKLEDAGGFVYLAEMMKNTPSAANITAYAEIVRERAVTREMISVANEIAEAGYDTQGRTSADLLDFAETKVFKIAEQRANKSEGPENITSVLEKTVDRIEKLYQQPHDGVTGVSTGFADLDKMTAGMQPSDLIIVAARPSMGKTTFAMNLAENAAMMEDKPALIFSLEMPSEQLMMRMLASLGRIDQTKIRTGQLDDEDWARLSSTMGLMMEQGKMYIDDAAGLTPTDVRSRARRIARDHGGLSMIMIDYLQLMRVPALSDNRTLEISEISRSLKALAKELEVPVIALSQLNRSLEQRADKRPVNSDLRESGAIEQDADLIMFIYRDEVYHDDSEFKGMAEIIIGKQRNGPIGRVPLTFQGQFSRFDNYAGPHVLEED, encoded by the coding sequence ATGGCCGAGCGCAAGCCACCTAAATTTACAAAAAACAAAGATTTTAACCGTGACCAGCAGGTTGACGCCTTAAAAGTGCCGCCGCATTCGCTCGAAGCCGAACAATCTGTGATCGGCGGCCTGCTGCTGGATAACGAGACCTGGGATCGGGTCAGTGAAAGGGTCGTGGCTGCGGATTTTTATAGCCGGGCACACCGGGTGATCTTTGAATCTATCGGCGCCTTGATTGAATTAGGCGAACCTGTGGATCTGATCACCTTGTCGGAATCGCTGGAAAACGATCAAAAACTTGAAGACGCCGGCGGTTTTGTTTATCTCGCCGAAATGATGAAAAATACCCCGAGTGCCGCCAACATTACCGCTTATGCGGAAATTGTCCGTGAGCGGGCGGTCACCCGGGAAATGATCAGTGTCGCCAATGAAATTGCCGAAGCCGGTTATGATACCCAGGGACGCACCAGTGCCGATTTGCTCGATTTTGCCGAAACCAAAGTTTTTAAAATTGCCGAGCAAAGGGCCAATAAATCCGAAGGCCCGGAAAATATCACCTCGGTATTGGAAAAAACCGTAGACCGCATCGAAAAGCTATACCAGCAGCCCCATGACGGTGTTACCGGGGTTTCCACCGGTTTTGCCGACCTGGATAAAATGACCGCCGGGATGCAGCCCTCGGATCTGATCATAGTTGCCGCCCGTCCATCCATGGGTAAAACCACCTTTGCCATGAACTTGGCGGAAAATGCCGCCATGATGGAAGACAAACCTGCGCTTATTTTCAGTCTGGAGATGCCTTCAGAGCAGCTGATGATGAGGATGCTGGCCTCCCTTGGCCGCATCGATCAGACAAAAATCCGTACCGGTCAGCTCGATGATGAAGATTGGGCGCGGTTATCATCAACCATGGGGTTGATGATGGAACAAGGCAAGATGTATATTGATGATGCCGCCGGTCTTACCCCGACCGATGTCCGCTCCCGCGCCCGGCGTATTGCCAGGGATCACGGCGGTTTAAGTATGATCATGATAGACTACCTGCAGCTGATGCGGGTACCGGCGCTCTCGGACAACCGTACCCTGGAAATCTCGGAAATCTCCCGTTCACTAAAAGCGCTGGCTAAAGAGCTGGAAGTACCGGTTATCGCCCTGTCGCAGCTAAACCGTAGTTTGGAACAAAGGGCCGATAAACGCCCGGTAAACTCGGATTTGCGTGAATCGGGTGCGATCGAGCAGGATGCCGATTTGATCATGTTTATCTACCGTGATGAGGTTTACCACGACGACTCGGAATTTAAAGGCATGGCGGAGATCATTATCGGTAAACAGCGTAACGGCCCGATAGGCCGGGTACCGCTGACCTTCCAGGGGCAGTTCTCCCGCTTTGACAATTATGCCGGTCCGCATGTCTTAGAAGAAGATTAA
- a CDS encoding phage tail protein, with product MASSNKNYMMKLGEFEFAVKAASFNKLSYASSYRWEPNEAPTKTNSPLMQYIGPGERTLDIEGIIYPQMAANGLKQVDDMRKQASRGEPLQLCYVEAAAGGIGGVGRILGKWCISSINEERTLFLADGNPREITFSMSLKAYKFKVE from the coding sequence ATGGCGTCAAGCAATAAAAACTACATGATGAAGTTGGGGGAATTTGAGTTTGCGGTGAAAGCCGCAAGCTTTAATAAGCTCAGTTATGCTTCCAGCTATCGCTGGGAGCCTAATGAGGCGCCAACAAAGACAAACAGTCCGCTAATGCAATATATCGGACCGGGAGAGCGTACCCTGGATATTGAGGGGATTATTTACCCGCAAATGGCAGCCAACGGCTTAAAGCAGGTTGATGACATGCGCAAGCAGGCCAGTAGAGGTGAGCCGCTTCAGCTTTGTTATGTGGAAGCTGCAGCCGGCGGTATTGGCGGGGTCGGCAGGATTTTAGGTAAATGGTGTATCAGCTCTATCAATGAGGAGCGTACCTTGTTTTTAGCCGATGGTAATCCCAGAGAAATTACCTTTTCCATGTCGTTAAAAGCATACAAATTCAAAGTTGAATAG
- a CDS encoding RNA polymerase sigma factor: MDNSTIIDAQKVFLADQEQQWIKAAQQGDQQAFHHLYQQHHRRVYALCWRMLADKNSAEDVCQEVFVQLWQKIANFRGESKFTTWLHSVATNIVLAHLRKQKNWLQRVFSLEDHPQAEDSVEMVELPELDKQIMKLPERARLVFVLFAVEGYRHEEIAKMLNMAVGSSKAQYHRARSLLKEWVQE, encoded by the coding sequence TTGGACAATTCAACAATAATTGATGCGCAAAAGGTTTTTCTTGCCGATCAGGAGCAGCAGTGGATTAAGGCTGCCCAGCAGGGGGATCAGCAGGCATTTCATCATTTATATCAGCAGCATCATCGCAGGGTTTATGCGTTGTGCTGGCGTATGCTGGCGGATAAAAACAGCGCCGAAGACGTTTGCCAGGAAGTTTTTGTGCAGTTATGGCAAAAAATTGCCAATTTTCGCGGTGAAAGTAAGTTCACCACCTGGCTGCACAGTGTTGCCACCAATATAGTGCTGGCGCATTTGAGAAAGCAGAAAAACTGGCTGCAGCGGGTTTTTAGTCTCGAAGATCATCCGCAGGCGGAAGACAGCGTCGAAATGGTGGAGCTGCCGGAGCTGGATAAACAAATAATGAAATTGCCTGAGCGGGCCCGGTTGGTGTTTGTTTTATTTGCCGTTGAAGGTTACCGGCATGAAGAAATTGCCAAAATGCTCAATATGGCGGTGGGTTCGAGTAAAGCGCAATATCACAGGGCAAGAAGTTTGTTAAAAGAGTGGGTGCAAGAATGA
- a CDS encoding DUF4097 family beta strand repeat-containing protein, whose product MKVFQYILPVLLTSLAVPALAGEKIDKVLPASGDSNISIESPNGEVSITGWDKNQVWVKGELDDNAEGFTFEQKGSLIAIKVMMPHNSNNRWNEQGSDLTIFVPKNARVDFGGVSSDVTLADLTRNVEVKTVSGDLKGKNLSNHVELLTVSGHINVSRLSGKVQLSTVSGDIHDRASSGRLQLKAVSGDINSQSGASEIHVKSVSGQVELNLTQVDELAISTVSGDVEGQLKLNDSGLVKLSSVSGDMALTFPSDVQASFRLRASAGGDLVNKLTSDKAIEAKYGPNSKLDFVTGNGNGSVRGNTVSGNIKVSSR is encoded by the coding sequence ATGAAGGTTTTTCAATACATTTTACCGGTTTTACTGACCAGTTTGGCTGTGCCGGCCTTGGCCGGGGAAAAAATAGATAAGGTCTTGCCCGCCTCCGGGGACAGCAATATCAGCATCGAAAGTCCGAACGGGGAAGTTAGCATTACCGGCTGGGATAAAAACCAGGTCTGGGTTAAAGGGGAGCTGGACGATAATGCGGAAGGTTTCACCTTTGAGCAAAAGGGCTCTTTAATTGCAATAAAAGTGATGATGCCGCATAACAGCAATAATCGCTGGAATGAGCAAGGCTCAGATCTGACGATATTTGTCCCTAAAAATGCCCGGGTAGACTTTGGCGGCGTTTCCAGCGATGTTACCCTGGCGGATTTAACCCGTAATGTCGAAGTGAAAACGGTGAGCGGCGACCTTAAAGGGAAAAACCTCAGCAATCATGTGGAACTGTTAACCGTCAGCGGGCACATTAATGTCAGCAGGCTATCGGGCAAGGTACAGTTGTCTACCGTCAGCGGCGATATTCATGACAGGGCATCGAGTGGCCGCCTGCAGTTAAAAGCGGTCAGTGGTGATATTAACAGCCAGTCCGGCGCCAGTGAAATACATGTCAAAAGTGTTTCGGGGCAAGTCGAACTTAATCTGACACAGGTGGATGAGTTGGCCATATCCACAGTTAGCGGAGATGTTGAGGGCCAGCTGAAGTTAAATGACAGCGGCTTGGTGAAACTGAGCAGTGTCAGCGGCGATATGGCGCTAACGTTTCCGTCTGATGTTCAGGCCAGTTTCCGCCTGCGGGCCAGTGCCGGGGGGGACTTAGTTAATAAACTCACCTCAGACAAAGCGATAGAAGCTAAATATGGCCCGAATTCAAAATTAGACTTTGTTACCGGCAATGGTAACGGTTCGGTCAGGGGCAATACCGTTAGCGGCAATATCAAGGTTAGCAGCCGCTAA